A single genomic interval of Geotoga petraea harbors:
- the sfsA gene encoding DNA/RNA nuclease SfsA produces MKLMEIKTDYTAIFKSRPNRYIAEVDIPELDLENEEIHVHDPGRLKELLYPGNKIKIKKANNTKRKTKWDLIAAENGSEEIMINSAYHRNISYFILNNENINPFGKLRNIKAEVKYNKSRLDYLVEDAKNNKIWIEIKGCTLTEDGVAKFPDSPTLRGTRHLEELIEIKENGEEAAIILLVFGKSECFRPNKETDTKFAETFHKAMKVGVKIYPIQLSYKNGIISYEGILPICE; encoded by the coding sequence ATGAAATTAATGGAAATAAAAACTGACTACACAGCTATTTTTAAGTCTAGACCCAACAGATACATTGCAGAAGTTGACATCCCAGAACTTGACCTTGAAAACGAAGAAATCCATGTGCACGACCCAGGAAGGCTTAAAGAACTGCTATACCCAGGAAATAAAATAAAGATAAAAAAGGCCAACAACACAAAAAGAAAAACCAAATGGGACTTGATAGCAGCTGAAAATGGTAGCGAAGAAATAATGATAAACTCAGCTTACCATAGAAACATAAGCTATTTTATCCTAAACAATGAAAACATAAATCCTTTTGGAAAGCTAAGAAACATAAAAGCCGAAGTAAAATACAACAAAAGTAGATTAGACTATCTTGTAGAAGATGCAAAAAACAACAAAATTTGGATAGAAATAAAGGGTTGTACCCTAACTGAAGACGGGGTAGCTAAATTTCCAGATTCACCAACTTTGAGAGGAACCCGTCATCTTGAAGAATTAATAGAAATTAAAGAAAACGGAGAAGAAGCTGCAATAATACTCCTTGTGTTTGGGAAAAGCGAATGCTTCAGACCAAACAAGGAAACAGACACAAAATTTGCAGAAACCTTTCACAAAGCTATGAAAGTTGGAGTAAAAATATACCCTATACAGCTTTCTTACAAAAATGGAATAATTTCTTATGAAGGCATTTTGCCTATCTGCGAATAA